One window from the genome of Fulvivirga lutea encodes:
- the paaC gene encoding 1,2-phenylacetyl-CoA epoxidase subunit PaaC, giving the protein MNTLALKELLYKIADDQLILGHRNSEWTGFGPLLEEDIAFSSMAQDKVGQSQALYQMLHELGEAEPDTVAFTRNANQFHNSQFVELPNGEYDFSLIRHFLFDTAEALRFEMLTKSSYEPLSKLAKKIQGELRYHTMHANTWIKQLGSATEESISRLQNSLDEAMPYALGLFEESEFETELIKENIFAGEQALKEKWLVKVKEVLSQTQLLLPDLLSITPKMGGRKGTHTEHLQPLLDEMSEVFRIDPTAEW; this is encoded by the coding sequence ATGAATACACTAGCTCTTAAAGAATTATTGTACAAAATCGCGGATGATCAATTAATACTTGGTCATAGAAATTCTGAGTGGACGGGTTTTGGCCCTCTTTTAGAAGAAGACATTGCTTTTTCTTCTATGGCTCAGGATAAAGTAGGACAAAGTCAGGCGTTATATCAAATGCTGCATGAGTTGGGCGAAGCAGAGCCGGATACTGTTGCTTTCACGAGAAATGCAAATCAGTTTCACAACAGCCAATTTGTGGAACTACCTAATGGTGAGTATGACTTTAGTTTAATTAGGCATTTCCTGTTTGATACCGCTGAGGCATTACGCTTTGAAATGTTGACAAAATCTTCTTACGAACCATTATCAAAACTGGCGAAGAAAATCCAGGGTGAATTAAGGTACCATACCATGCATGCTAACACCTGGATAAAACAATTGGGTTCGGCCACCGAAGAAAGTATTAGCAGGCTTCAGAACTCGTTAGATGAAGCAATGCCTTATGCATTGGGCTTATTTGAGGAATCTGAATTTGAAACAGAATTAATAAAGGAAAACATTTTTGCTGGTGAGCAGGCTTTAAAAGAAAAATGGTTAGTGAAGGTGAAGGAAGTGTTAAGTCAAACACAGCTTTTATTGCCGGATTTATTATCAATCACACCTAAAATGGGTGGAAGAAAAGGAACTCACACAGAACATTTGCAGCCTCTATTAGATGAGATGTCTGAAGTATTTAGAATTGACCCAACTGCCGAATGGTAG
- a CDS encoding ABC transporter permease → MQVLRLILESFRFAWNALKMNLLRTTLSLLGVTIGIFAIISVFTIVDSLEKNVKQSFDFLGSGVIYVAKWPFTADSNGEYRWWDFWQRPNPSYQEFKFLEANLDNRSAIAIYADMGNVVVKRNSNSYYETELTGGSYGYKDIIELDIDKGRYFTQNEIASGRNVAIIGHELEKALFPNGENPVGKEVKIRNKKHYVIGTLKREGESFLGFESKDSYCIIPYDAFRTMYTTGTGNYNERGSTIAIKGMETDIGLVELEGELTGMLRTRRGLRPKEEDNFALNRPEAIANVISGVFDVFGIAGWIIGGFSILVGGFGIANIMFVSVKERTNIIGIQKSLGAKNYFILFQFLFESVFLSVIGGLGGLVLVLLITFIPMGSLEVSLTLKNIVLGLGVSAIIGTVSGIVPAALAARLDPVIAIRS, encoded by the coding sequence TTGCAAGTACTACGTCTCATACTGGAAAGTTTTCGATTTGCATGGAATGCCTTGAAAATGAATTTGTTACGTACAACACTTTCTCTGCTGGGCGTTACCATTGGTATTTTTGCGATTATCTCGGTATTTACTATTGTTGATTCGCTGGAGAAGAACGTAAAGCAAAGTTTCGATTTTCTTGGTTCAGGTGTAATTTATGTGGCGAAATGGCCCTTTACTGCGGACTCTAACGGTGAGTACAGGTGGTGGGATTTTTGGCAGCGACCAAATCCTAGCTATCAGGAATTTAAATTTTTAGAGGCCAATTTAGATAACCGTTCGGCTATCGCCATTTATGCCGATATGGGAAACGTAGTGGTAAAAAGGAATAGTAACAGCTACTATGAAACAGAGCTTACGGGCGGTAGCTATGGCTATAAGGATATTATTGAACTGGATATTGACAAGGGCCGCTACTTTACTCAGAATGAAATAGCCTCAGGTAGAAATGTGGCAATTATTGGACATGAACTGGAGAAAGCACTATTTCCTAATGGAGAGAATCCGGTAGGCAAAGAGGTAAAGATCAGAAATAAGAAGCATTATGTGATAGGAACGTTGAAACGGGAAGGAGAGAGCTTCCTGGGTTTCGAAAGTAAAGACAGTTATTGTATTATTCCTTACGATGCTTTTAGAACGATGTACACAACAGGTACCGGTAATTATAATGAGCGCGGTAGCACTATTGCCATCAAGGGCATGGAAACAGATATAGGTTTGGTTGAGTTGGAAGGGGAATTAACAGGAATGCTAAGAACCAGAAGGGGTCTTCGCCCGAAAGAGGAGGATAACTTTGCACTGAACAGACCGGAAGCGATTGCCAATGTAATTAGCGGTGTGTTTGATGTGTTTGGTATAGCCGGCTGGATTATCGGTGGCTTCTCTATATTGGTGGGAGGTTTTGGGATAGCCAATATTATGTTCGTATCTGTGAAAGAACGTACCAATATTATAGGCATTCAAAAGTCTTTGGGCGCCAAAAACTACTTTATCCTATTCCAGTTTTTATTCGAATCTGTTTTCTTAAGTGTGATTGGCGGCTTGGGAGGCTTAGTGCTGGTGCTATTAATTACATTTATTCCCATGGGCTCACTGGAAGTCTCGCTTACCTTGAAAAACATTGTATTAGGCCTTGGAGTTTCCGCAATAATTGGTACCGTGTCGGGCATTGTGCCGGCAGCGCTAGCGGCCCGGCTAGATCCTGTAATTGCGATTAGGAGTTAG
- a CDS encoding type II toxin-antitoxin system RelE/ParE family toxin, giving the protein MFERTQILTSQLRVGKVVEEINKPEIRELIEGNYRIIYRIIDEKTVDILMVHHGARDLVRRTNK; this is encoded by the coding sequence ATCTTCGAGCGGACTCAAATACTAACTAGTCAACTTAGAGTGGGTAAAGTTGTCGAAGAAATTAACAAACCGGAAATTCGTGAATTAATAGAGGGGAATTATCGCATAATTTACCGTATTATCGATGAAAAGACCGTTGACATCCTAATGGTTCATCATGGTGCTAGGGATTTAGTTAGGCGTACCAACAAATAA
- the paaD gene encoding 1,2-phenylacetyl-CoA epoxidase subunit PaaD produces MITEPQVYDWLDEVKDPEIPVLSLVDLGVITRVDIGQNSVKVNMTPTFVGCPAIDYMKQDVVDVLTKHGVEKVEVNVNFDTQWNSNMISEKGRKALKDFGLSPPPKHNLIVDIDILEHAECPNCGSTDSVMKTPFGPTACRSIHHCNSCQETFEQFKPL; encoded by the coding sequence ATGATTACCGAACCACAAGTTTACGATTGGTTAGATGAGGTGAAAGACCCTGAGATACCTGTTCTATCTCTGGTAGACCTTGGGGTAATAACACGTGTAGATATAGGGCAAAATTCTGTAAAAGTAAATATGACACCCACATTTGTTGGTTGCCCCGCCATCGATTACATGAAACAAGATGTGGTTGACGTGCTTACTAAACATGGAGTAGAAAAAGTGGAAGTAAATGTAAACTTCGACACGCAATGGAACTCCAATATGATTTCAGAGAAAGGAAGAAAAGCACTTAAAGACTTTGGCCTTTCGCCACCACCCAAGCACAATCTTATTGTTGACATTGATATTTTGGAGCATGCCGAGTGTCCTAATTGTGGTAGCACTGACTCTGTAATGAAAACGCCTTTCGGGCCAACAGCTTGCAGATCTATTCATCATTGCAACTCTTGCCAGGAGACTTTCGAACAGTTTAAGCCGCTTTAG
- a CDS encoding alkane 1-monooxygenase, whose protein sequence is MGFFKKLGFFSAFVFPALVVGGYYLGGWWNYMALAHAFVILPVIDQLLGIDKSNVPEDKVKEVSAEYFYRFVTFIWTYVQVAFVIWGCYVIAMGQWSGWYELIGFTLGFAVVTGGIGITVAHELGHKKEAIERFYSKVLLMTVSYMHFYIEYNKGHHVHVATMGDPATSRKNESFYAFWVRSVFLGYAHAWKIENNRLKRKGKSAFSLSNNMIWFAILPILFAGVMTAILSYFSGTIEWGVAVFFFAQSFFAFTLLELVNYVEHYGIQRKEVSPGRFERVTPIHSWNASHLVSNFFLFQLQRHSDHHANAIKRYQVLDHYDESPQLPAGYSTMIIIAMIPPLWFVMMNKRLEKWHGEHEVSLA, encoded by the coding sequence ATGGGATTTTTCAAAAAACTTGGATTCTTTAGCGCATTTGTATTTCCTGCGCTAGTTGTTGGTGGATACTATTTAGGCGGATGGTGGAATTATATGGCTCTGGCACATGCGTTTGTTATACTACCTGTTATCGATCAACTACTTGGTATTGATAAATCTAACGTGCCTGAAGACAAAGTAAAAGAAGTTTCTGCCGAATACTTTTACCGCTTTGTCACCTTTATCTGGACTTATGTACAGGTAGCATTCGTAATTTGGGGTTGTTACGTAATTGCGATGGGCCAGTGGAGCGGCTGGTATGAGTTAATAGGATTTACTTTGGGCTTTGCAGTTGTAACAGGTGGCATTGGTATTACTGTGGCTCATGAGTTAGGTCATAAAAAAGAGGCAATTGAACGTTTTTACAGTAAAGTGCTTTTGATGACTGTGAGTTACATGCATTTTTATATAGAGTATAATAAAGGGCACCATGTACATGTAGCCACAATGGGCGATCCGGCCACTTCAAGAAAGAACGAGAGTTTTTATGCTTTTTGGGTACGATCAGTATTTCTAGGCTATGCACATGCCTGGAAAATAGAAAACAACCGCCTGAAAAGAAAAGGGAAATCCGCTTTTAGCTTAAGTAACAACATGATATGGTTTGCTATCTTACCCATACTATTCGCAGGTGTAATGACAGCTATTCTTAGTTATTTTTCCGGAACCATTGAATGGGGTGTTGCAGTGTTCTTCTTTGCCCAGAGCTTCTTTGCTTTTACACTTTTAGAACTGGTAAACTATGTAGAGCACTATGGTATTCAGCGTAAAGAAGTGAGCCCTGGAAGGTTTGAACGGGTAACGCCAATACACTCATGGAATGCCAGCCATTTGGTGAGCAACTTCTTTTTATTTCAACTTCAGCGCCATTCAGACCATCATGCTAATGCCATTAAACGTTACCAGGTGTTAGACCATTATGATGAAAGTCCGCAATTACCAGCCGGATATTCTACCATGATAATCATCGCCATGATACCACCTTTATGGTTCGTCATGATGAACAAACGGTTAGAGAAATGGCATGGTGAACACGAAGTTTCACTAGCCTAA
- a CDS encoding DUF3703 domain-containing protein, whose protein sequence is MKLYTTLPRSLRPYYYDELCSYKAELMAGHLQKAWYHLERAHIIGQRYPFAHSYVHWKMLLFGIRIKSAKEVIGQIPRLLVGGVKSFVGKVPVGNPGGANVPPLKPFPIDPEIQAMFNKAGVSF, encoded by the coding sequence ATGAAACTCTATACCACACTTCCAAGAAGTCTGAGGCCTTATTATTATGATGAATTATGCAGCTATAAGGCAGAATTGATGGCTGGTCATTTACAGAAGGCGTGGTATCATTTAGAACGAGCTCATATCATTGGTCAGCGTTATCCATTTGCGCATAGTTACGTGCATTGGAAGATGTTATTATTTGGCATACGCATTAAAAGTGCTAAAGAAGTTATCGGCCAGATACCCAGATTATTAGTAGGCGGTGTTAAATCATTCGTGGGTAAAGTGCCAGTAGGCAACCCAGGAGGAGCCAATGTTCCTCCATTAAAGCCCTTCCCTATCGACCCAGAGATACAGGCGATGTTTAATAAGGCTGGGGTGAGTTTTTAA
- a CDS encoding ribbon-helix-helix domain-containing protein, which produces MARQSISFTEPNDEWLKAQVSSKEYSSKSELVNDLIRQARQQQQHIDLVRLKLEKAEKSGFTTDNKDQILADSKYRLNG; this is translated from the coding sequence ATGGCTAGACAGAGTATTTCCTTTACCGAACCAAATGATGAATGGTTAAAAGCACAAGTTAGCAGCAAAGAATATTCTAGTAAAAGTGAACTTGTTAACGACCTTATAAGACAAGCAAGACAACAGCAACAGCATATTGATCTTGTTAGATTGAAACTTGAAAAAGCTGAGAAAAGTGGTTTTACTACAGATAACAAGGATCAAATATTAGCTGATTCTAAGTATCGATTGAATGGCTAA
- a CDS encoding DUF2795 domain-containing protein, with protein sequence MYWTLELASYLEDAPWPATKDELIDYSIRTGAPLEVVENLQELEDDGQPFENIEEIWPDYPTKEDFFFNEDEY encoded by the coding sequence ATGTATTGGACACTAGAATTAGCATCGTACCTTGAAGATGCACCATGGCCAGCCACAAAAGATGAATTGATAGACTACTCAATTCGTACAGGAGCTCCTTTGGAAGTGGTTGAAAACTTGCAGGAATTAGAAGATGATGGGCAACCATTTGAAAATATAGAGGAGATTTGGCCGGATTATCCTACTAAAGAGGATTTCTTCTTCAATGAAGATGAATACTAA
- a CDS encoding phenylacetic acid degradation b, translated as MNKSLDPRVNRLNIPDGELVPKVPLDQFGTFEVFVQAKEGKEYRHEGIVHAPNREMAFLFAKEQFSRRNTCVGLFVVETRNIFVTGFTEDKDSIYNHISDEYPEDGFTEQYEVFHLNKRGKQHDHIGSVPAKNHQHALALAKPEFVDGPPVYNVWVVKTSDILFTEEEDKILWDTLHEKKFRDAADYKAADKIKAFKERQQS; from the coding sequence ATGAATAAATCACTCGACCCAAGAGTTAATAGATTAAACATTCCAGATGGCGAATTAGTACCCAAAGTGCCGTTAGATCAATTTGGAACGTTCGAAGTGTTTGTACAAGCAAAAGAAGGTAAAGAATATCGCCACGAAGGCATTGTTCATGCCCCAAACAGAGAGATGGCTTTCCTCTTTGCTAAAGAACAATTTAGTCGCAGAAATACGTGCGTTGGCCTTTTTGTAGTTGAAACGAGGAACATATTTGTTACTGGTTTTACAGAGGATAAGGACAGTATCTATAATCATATTTCCGATGAATACCCTGAAGATGGATTTACTGAGCAATATGAAGTGTTTCATTTGAATAAGAGAGGTAAGCAACACGATCATATTGGATCAGTTCCAGCTAAAAATCATCAGCATGCATTGGCACTGGCCAAACCAGAATTTGTTGATGGACCTCCTGTATACAATGTTTGGGTAGTAAAAACTTCCGATATTCTATTTACCGAGGAAGAAGATAAAATCCTGTGGGATACGCTTCACGAAAAGAAATTTAGAGATGCCGCTGATTACAAAGCTGCTGATAAGATTAAAGCATTTAAAGAGAGACAACAGTCATGA
- a CDS encoding type II toxin-antitoxin system RelE/ParE family toxin, giving the protein MAKYRLSKVAKEDLIRIHHYGTIRFGEQQADKYFESFFKYFEIISQRPYAFEAVDFIRPGYRRCVCGSDSIYYRIKKEVVEIMTIIGRQDLGNTIDKLPEE; this is encoded by the coding sequence ATGGCTAAATACCGACTAAGTAAAGTAGCCAAGGAAGACTTAATTAGAATTCACCATTACGGAACAATAAGATTTGGAGAACAACAAGCAGATAAATATTTCGAATCCTTCTTTAAGTATTTCGAGATAATATCTCAAAGACCATATGCATTTGAGGCAGTGGATTTTATTAGACCTGGATACAGACGATGTGTTTGTGGATCTGATAGCATCTACTACAGAATCAAAAAAGAGGTTGTTGAAATCATGACTATCATTGGTCGACAAGACCTTGGAAACACAATAGACAAACTACCCGAAGAATAA
- a CDS encoding 2-C-methyl-D-erythritol 4-phosphate cytidylyltransferase gives MKEYAIIVAGGKGTRMKQTISKQFIELNGLPILMHTINAFKAYSNDVEIILVLPKDEIAIWEELCRKFDFSTEVTVTTGGDSRFQSVKNGLNIISEEKGLVAIHDGVRPLVGKDIIGASYRLAAVHQSAVAAVRLKESIRITDQDTTKAVDRSDFRMIQTPQTFDLALIKKAYEIKEEPSLTDDASVAERSGHKISLFEGSYSNIKITTPEDLIIAEALINNK, from the coding sequence ATGAAAGAATACGCCATAATAGTAGCGGGTGGTAAAGGAACCCGAATGAAGCAAACCATTTCAAAGCAATTTATTGAGCTTAATGGCCTTCCTATCTTAATGCATACCATTAATGCATTTAAGGCCTATTCAAATGATGTTGAAATAATATTGGTGCTGCCCAAAGATGAAATAGCCATCTGGGAAGAACTGTGCAGAAAATTCGATTTCTCCACAGAAGTTACGGTAACAACGGGTGGTGATTCCAGATTTCAATCCGTGAAAAATGGTTTAAACATAATTTCAGAGGAAAAAGGCCTGGTGGCAATTCATGATGGCGTAAGACCTTTGGTGGGTAAAGATATCATCGGTGCCTCGTATAGGCTGGCAGCGGTACACCAAAGTGCTGTAGCAGCAGTTCGACTAAAAGAATCTATCCGAATTACTGATCAGGATACTACAAAGGCCGTTGACCGTTCTGACTTTAGGATGATTCAAACGCCACAGACATTTGATTTGGCTTTGATAAAAAAGGCCTATGAAATTAAGGAAGAACCAAGTTTAACGGATGATGCGAGTGTAGCTGAGCGAAGTGGTCATAAGATATCGCTTTTTGAAGGCAGTTATTCGAATATTAAGATTACCACACCCGAGGATTTGATTATTGCCGAAGCACTAATCAATAACAAATAA
- the ettA gene encoding energy-dependent translational throttle protein EttA has protein sequence MSDEKIIFSMAGVSKVYPPNKQVLKNIYLSFFYGAKIGVLGLNGSGKSSLLRIIAGIDKEYQGEVVFDGSFTVGLLEQEPQLDKSKTVKEVVEEGAAKTVALLKEFEEINEKFADPDILENPDKMEKLIERQGEVQEKLDQLNAWELDSKLERAMDALRTPPGDAKIEHLSGGEKRRVALCRLLLQEPDVLLLDEPTNHLDAESVHWLEQHLRQYEGTVIAVTHDRYFLDNVAGWILELDRGEGIPWKGNYSSWLDQKQKRLSQEEKTESKRQKTLARELEWARMSPKGRHAKAKARLSAYDKLLSQETKEREEKLELFIPPGPRLGDKVIEAHGVAKGFGDKLLYENLEFSLPKAGIVGIIGPNGAGKTTLFKMITGQLEPDAGTFEVGPTVETAYVDQEHDDLNPEHTVWEAITGGNELIEMGGKQINSRAYVSKFNFNGSDQQKKVKELSGGMRNRVHLAIALKQGANLLLLDEPTNDLDVNTLRALEEALENFGGCAVIISHDRWFLDRVCTHILAFEGNSQAYWFDGNFTEYEENRKQRLGDEGPKRIRYKKLA, from the coding sequence ATGAGTGACGAAAAAATAATTTTCTCCATGGCGGGAGTTAGCAAAGTCTATCCGCCTAATAAACAAGTACTTAAGAATATTTACCTCTCTTTTTTCTATGGAGCCAAAATTGGTGTTTTGGGTCTGAATGGTTCCGGTAAATCTTCATTACTAAGAATCATTGCAGGTATAGACAAAGAATATCAGGGCGAGGTGGTTTTTGATGGCTCTTTTACTGTTGGGCTGTTGGAGCAAGAACCACAGTTAGATAAGTCTAAAACTGTAAAAGAAGTAGTAGAAGAAGGTGCCGCTAAGACAGTGGCTTTATTGAAGGAGTTCGAAGAAATCAATGAGAAATTTGCTGATCCTGACATTTTAGAGAACCCGGATAAAATGGAAAAGCTCATTGAAAGGCAGGGAGAAGTGCAGGAAAAGCTGGACCAATTAAATGCCTGGGAACTCGATAGTAAGTTGGAACGGGCTATGGATGCGCTAAGAACCCCTCCGGGAGATGCGAAGATTGAACACCTATCTGGTGGTGAGAAGAGAAGAGTAGCACTTTGCCGATTATTACTTCAGGAACCGGATGTTTTATTACTGGATGAGCCTACCAACCACCTGGATGCCGAATCAGTGCACTGGTTAGAGCAGCATTTAAGGCAGTATGAAGGAACAGTAATAGCCGTAACTCACGATCGTTACTTTCTTGATAATGTGGCAGGTTGGATATTAGAGTTAGACAGAGGTGAAGGTATTCCATGGAAAGGGAATTATTCTTCATGGTTGGATCAAAAACAAAAACGATTATCTCAGGAAGAGAAAACTGAATCCAAAAGACAAAAGACGCTTGCTCGTGAGCTGGAATGGGCACGAATGTCGCCAAAAGGCAGACATGCCAAAGCTAAAGCGCGTTTAAGTGCTTATGATAAGTTATTAAGCCAAGAAACGAAAGAACGCGAAGAAAAACTAGAGCTATTCATACCACCAGGCCCACGATTAGGAGATAAAGTGATTGAAGCTCACGGTGTTGCCAAAGGTTTTGGCGATAAGCTTCTATATGAAAACCTTGAATTCTCTTTACCTAAAGCCGGTATTGTAGGAATCATCGGCCCTAATGGTGCGGGTAAAACTACATTGTTTAAAATGATTACCGGACAGCTAGAACCTGATGCTGGAACGTTTGAAGTAGGCCCTACTGTGGAGACTGCTTATGTAGATCAGGAGCATGACGATTTAAACCCTGAACATACTGTTTGGGAGGCCATTACCGGAGGAAATGAATTGATTGAAATGGGCGGTAAGCAAATTAATAGCCGTGCGTATGTGAGCAAATTCAATTTCAATGGTTCCGATCAACAGAAAAAAGTAAAAGAACTTTCTGGTGGTATGCGTAACCGTGTGCACCTGGCCATTGCATTGAAACAAGGTGCTAACCTGCTGCTATTAGATGAGCCTACTAACGATTTGGACGTAAACACATTGCGAGCGCTGGAAGAAGCACTAGAGAATTTTGGAGGTTGTGCGGTAATCATATCCCACGACAGATGGTTCTTAGACAGAGTTTGTACACACATACTAGCCTTTGAAGGTAACTCGCAAGCGTATTGGTTCGATGGTAACTTCACTGAATACGAGGAGAACAGAAAGCAGCGATTGGGTGACGAAGGACCTAAAAGAATCAGGTATAAGAAACTTGCCTAG
- the queA gene encoding tRNA preQ1(34) S-adenosylmethionine ribosyltransferase-isomerase QueA, which translates to MKLSEFKFDLPTGLIALYPAENRDESRLMVIDRKSGTIEHKVFKDVINYFDDGDVMVNNDTMVFPARLYGNKEKTGAKIEVFLLRELNQEMHLWDVLVDPARKIRVGNKLYFGEGDLVAEVIDNTTSRGRTIRFLFDGTDEEFYKTIEDLGETPLPKYIKREAEESDKERFQTIYAKHKGAVAAPTAGLHFTPQLLKRLEIKGVDMASITLHIGLGTFRPVDVEDLTKHKMDSENFRVAQPTVDIVNNAINSKKKVCAIGTTVMRSLESAVSASDRLKEKEGWTDKFIFPPYEFKICSAMITNFHMPESTLLMMASAFGGYELIREAYEVAKKEKYRFLTYGDAMLII; encoded by the coding sequence ATGAAATTATCAGAATTCAAGTTCGACCTACCCACTGGCTTAATAGCATTATATCCGGCAGAAAACAGAGATGAATCTCGCTTAATGGTGATTGATCGTAAGTCAGGAACTATTGAACACAAAGTTTTTAAAGACGTTATCAACTACTTTGACGATGGAGATGTGATGGTAAATAACGATACCATGGTGTTTCCTGCAAGGTTATATGGTAACAAAGAAAAAACAGGCGCTAAGATTGAAGTTTTCTTATTAAGAGAATTAAATCAGGAAATGCACCTATGGGATGTTTTGGTTGATCCTGCAAGGAAAATTCGTGTTGGCAATAAATTATACTTTGGTGAAGGCGATTTAGTAGCTGAAGTGATTGACAATACCACCTCTAGAGGTAGAACCATTCGTTTCCTTTTCGATGGAACAGATGAAGAGTTTTACAAAACAATTGAAGATTTAGGAGAAACTCCACTTCCAAAATACATTAAGAGAGAAGCCGAAGAGTCTGACAAAGAGCGTTTTCAGACAATTTATGCAAAGCACAAAGGAGCTGTTGCAGCGCCTACAGCAGGTTTGCACTTCACTCCTCAACTCTTGAAGAGATTAGAAATTAAAGGTGTTGACATGGCAAGTATTACACTTCATATTGGTTTGGGAACATTCAGACCTGTTGATGTGGAAGATTTGACTAAACACAAAATGGACTCTGAAAACTTTAGAGTAGCACAACCAACTGTTGACATTGTAAACAATGCCATAAACAGCAAAAAGAAAGTGTGTGCTATCGGAACAACTGTAATGCGTTCATTGGAATCTGCAGTTTCTGCCAGCGATCGATTAAAAGAGAAAGAAGGTTGGACAGATAAATTCATCTTCCCGCCTTACGAATTCAAGATTTGCAGTGCAATGATCACTAACTTCCACATGCCAGAGTCTACTTTGTTGATGATGGCCAGCGCTTTTGGTGGTTATGAGTTAATAAGAGAAGCATATGAAGTTGCCAAAAAGGAAAAATACAGATTCCTTACGTATGGCGATGCTATGCTGATCATATAA